One Parashewanella spongiae genomic window, TTTGTTTCAATGTTGACATCTTGTGGTTTCAGTAAACGTTCGGGTATTGAAGCAACCGAAGTCATTTACTTACTAACTCATGTTACGCACCGCCTAAAAATTAGTGGCATAATCAAGCTATGAACGATGAATTACTAGAGCTGTATAGCGATTACCAACTATCTAGCTTTGGACAAGTAACAGCAACAGGGATGTCAGACTTACTAGATGGTGCTTACAGTCATGATCAGGTAACAAGACTCCTTTCTACTAACGAGTTCACCAGTAAAACTCTTTGGGGAATGGTTAAATCCACTGTAAGACAGGTCGAAGAAGATGATGCCGTTCTTATTTTCGATGATACGATTGAAGAAAAGCCTTATACGGACGAAAGCGACTTGATCGCTTACCACTACGACCACACAAAAAATCGAACCGTTAAAGGGATTAACCTTCTTAATTGTCTTTACTACTCCCAAGGTGTATCAATTCCAGTATCTTATAAGTTGATCACTAAGCCAATTCCCTATTGTGATCTGAAAACTAAGAAAGTTCGCAGAATGTCTGAAACAACTAAGAATGAAGATTTTAGAGAGCTTTTACAAATTAGTTACCAAAACCAACTTAAATTCAAATATGTTCTAGCAGACAGTTGGTTCTGTTCAAATGAAAATATGGTGTTTATCAAACACAAATGCCACAAGGATTTTATCATGGCGTGCAAATCTAATCGTCTTGTTTCTTTGAGTGAAGATGATAAGAAGCATAAGAAATCACAACGGGTTGATACACTTGAGTTTCAAGAAGGGCAGTCTGTCAAAGTTTGGATATCTGGGGTAGATTTTGAGTTACAGTTATCCAAGAAAGTCTTTAAAAACAAAGATGGAAGTACAGGCGAGCTTTACTTGTTATGCAGTGATTTAAGTTGTGATGATGAGTTCATCCAAGCGGTCTATCAAAAACGATGGAACGTTGAACTCTTCCATAAAAACCTGAAGTCAAATGCGGCAATTACCCGTTCTCCAGCACATACAGTTAAAACACAAAGTAATCATCAATTTTTATCAATTTATAGTGCATTTAGGCTTGAAACCTTAGCTTTAAAACTGAAAATGAATAAATTTCAACTGAGGGCGAAACTGTATATAAAAGCATTAAAAACAGCCTTTACAGAACTTCAAACTCTAAAAGCTGTTAGTGCGTAACATGAGTTACTAATGCTTTGGATTGGTTGAAGGTTGATACCATATCTATGTTTGCTAAAGAGTCACTACTCAGCTTTTCTTCTGCTAAGAAAGATGTGCTTTATGATTTACTCAACCGAGAAGACTTGAATTGGAGAAAACTGCAACTTTACACCGCTAAAAAACTCATAAAACAGGAAGGCAAGAGTAAAGTCAGAGCTTTTGTTGTCGATGATTCAGTAAAGCAACGTCGTGGTAAGAAAATGCCCGGCGTATCCACTCACTTCGACCATTTGACAGGGCGTTGTGTTATGGGACAGCAAGTACTGAGTTTTGGCTACGCTTCTGATAGTCAATTTGTCCCACTGGATAATGAACTCTTCATCAGTCAAACCAAAGCACAACCTCTAACCGGTAAATTTAAAGATGAGCGCTCAATAGTCGCTAAACGTTACAAGCAATCTGTGGCTCAAACTAAGCCTGCTATGGTTGCAGGTATGGTTAAACGTGCGCTGGGAGTAGGTATTGAAGCTGATTATTTTCTTGCAGACTCTTGGTTTGCCACCAAGCCTATTATCAGCATGACGCTTGAGCATGATTTGACGGCTATTCTCCGAATGAAAAAAAACAAAATGAAGTACCGCTTAGCGGATAAATCAGAGTGCAGTGCCGCCGAACTATTCAAAACTCAAGTAAAAGGCCGATGGCAAAAACTAGCAGGGTTGCCTTATCAAACAAAGTCCATTGTCGTTGAGTTGAATCTAGCAGAAACGGCAAAGCTTGAGCCGAATTGGATTAAGGTTAAACTCGTCTTTTGTCGAGGTGTTAATCCTGATAAGAAAAAAGGAGGTAAACACGATTGGGCATTATTTTTAAGTACGGACGCTTCGCTAAGCGATGAAAAAATTCTTGAGATTTACGCTTTGCGTTGGGGAATTGAAGTGTACTTCAAGGAAGCCAAACAACATCTTGGCTTTTTGAGTGAGCAAAGTCG contains:
- a CDS encoding IS701 family transposase — protein: MNDELLELYSDYQLSSFGQVTATGMSDLLDGAYSHDQVTRLLSTNEFTSKTLWGMVKSTVRQVEEDDAVLIFDDTIEEKPYTDESDLIAYHYDHTKNRTVKGINLLNCLYYSQGVSIPVSYKLITKPIPYCDLKTKKVRRMSETTKNEDFRELLQISYQNQLKFKYVLADSWFCSNENMVFIKHKCHKDFIMACKSNRLVSLSEDDKKHKKSQRVDTLEFQEGQSVKVWISGVDFELQLSKKVFKNKDGSTGELYLLCSDLSCDDEFIQAVYQKRWNVELFHKNLKSNAAITRSPAHTVKTQSNHQFLSIYSAFRLETLALKLKMNKFQLRAKLYIKALKTAFTELQTLKAVSA
- a CDS encoding IS4 family transposase; translation: MDWLKVDTISMFAKESLLSFSSAKKDVLYDLLNREDLNWRKLQLYTAKKLIKQEGKSKVRAFVVDDSVKQRRGKKMPGVSTHFDHLTGRCVMGQQVLSFGYASDSQFVPLDNELFISQTKAQPLTGKFKDERSIVAKRYKQSVAQTKPAMVAGMVKRALGVGIEADYFLADSWFATKPIISMTLEHDLTAILRMKKNKMKYRLADKSECSAAELFKTQVKGRWQKLAGLPYQTKSIVVELNLAETAKLEPNWIKVKLVFCRGVNPDKKKGGKHDWALFLSTDASLSDEKILEIYALRWGIEVYFKEAKQHLGFLSEQSRHYSAYIASIHLTGLRFCLLLHAKQNDENSKVCDSRNLLCDSLQNLDFACKLWGLFKALISDAVSSISSLSTTESEIILNKINEEVTSFFNQVMQMDTFTLRQEAISTGKYP